The following proteins are encoded in a genomic region of Brachypodium distachyon strain Bd21 chromosome 1, Brachypodium_distachyon_v3.0, whole genome shotgun sequence:
- the LOC100822784 gene encoding CBL-interacting protein kinase 10 isoform X1, producing the protein MPEQKGNILMQRYEMGRLLGQGSFAKVYYGRDVNTSQSVAIKVIDKEKIFKCGLMDQVRREISVMKLVKHPNIVQLYEVMATKTKIYFVLEYVKGGELFNKVQRGRLKEDVARKYFQQLNSAVDFCHSRGVYHRDLKPENLLLDEDRNLKISDFGLSALAECKRQDGLLHTTCGTPAYVAPELISKKGYDGAKADIWACGVILYVLLAGYLPFQDKNLMDMYKKIYKAELKWPSWFSSDARRLLRRILDPNPATRISFSEIMENPWFTTGLNSELLNYSIPTENVVHVDMDPASDPFNNNTTDDGKEETGKVTNLNAFDIIALSSGFDLSGMFGDNCNKESKFTSTNTAITIIRKLEDIAKSLRLKLIKKDGGLLKMESLQPGRKGAMSINTEIFQFTPNFHLVEIKKINGDTLEYQNVMKQSMRPALKDIVWAWQGEQPQQQNEPC; encoded by the coding sequence ATGCCAGAGCAAAAAGGAAATATTTTGATGCAGAGATATGAGATGGGAAGATTGCTTGGGCAAGGAAGCTTTGCTAAAGTATACTATGGCCGTGATGTTAATACATCGCAGAGCGTCGCCATCAAGGTGATTGACAAAGAGAAGATATTCAAATGTGGGCTTATGGATCAAGTAAGACGGGAGATATCGGTGATGAAGTTGGTCAAACATCCTAACATAGTCCAATTGTATGAGGTGATGGCAACAAAAACCAAGATATATTTTGTGCTAGAGTATGTGAAGGGTGGTGAACTGTTCAACAAGGTTCAACGTGGAAGGCTGAAAGAAGATGTTGCTAGGAAGTACTTCCAACAACTAAATAGTGCAGTTGACTTCTGTCACAGCAGAGGGGTTTATCACCGTGATTTGAAGCCTGAAaatcttcttcttgatgaagATCGCAATTTGAAGATCTCAGACTTCGGTTTAAGTGCACTTGCAGAATGCAAGAGACAAGATGGGTTGCTCCACACAACTTGTGGTACTCCTGCATATGTTGCTCCAGAACTGATTAGTAAAAAAGGATATGATGGTGCAAAAGCTGATATCTGGGCTTGTGGAGTGATCTTGTATGTATTGTTGGCTGGTTATCTCCCTTTCCAAGACAAGAATTTGATGGACATGTATAAGAAGATTTACAAAGCAGAACTCAAGTGGCCAAGCTGGTTTTCTTCGGATGCCCGGAGGCTTTTGCGGCGTATTCTTGATCCAAACCCTGCTACACGGATCTCCTTCTCAGAAATCATGGAAAATCCTTGGTTCACAACAGGGCTTAACTCAGAGTTACTTAATTATAGCATACCAACAGAGAATGTCGTTCATGTTGACATGGATCCAGCTTCAGATCCATTCAACAACAATACAACTGATgatggaaaagaagaaacaggAAAAGTCACTAACTTGAATGCTTTTGACATCATTGCTCTATCATCTGGGTTTGATCTCTCTGGTATGTTTGGGGATAATTGCAACAAGGAGTCAAAATTTACATCGACCAACACAGCTATAACAATTATCAGAAAACTCGAGGACATTGCAAAGAGCTTGCGGCTAAAGCTCATCAAGAAAGATGGTGGTCTATTGAAGATGGAAAGTTTGCAACCAGGAAGGAAGGGTGCAATGTCCATCAATACTGAGATATTTCAGTTTACGCCAAACTTTCATTTGGTGGAAATCAAGAAGATCAATGGTGATACCCTCGAGTATCAGAATGTTATGAAACAAAGTATGAGGCCAGCTTTGAAAGATATCGTTTGGGCTTGGCAAGGTGAGCAGCCCCAACAGCAGAATGAACCATGTTAA
- the LOC100822784 gene encoding CBL-interacting protein kinase 10 isoform X2, producing MRQLNHLQSIRYEMGRLLGQGSFAKVYYGRDVNTSQSVAIKVIDKEKIFKCGLMDQVRREISVMKLVKHPNIVQLYEVMATKTKIYFVLEYVKGGELFNKVQRGRLKEDVARKYFQQLNSAVDFCHSRGVYHRDLKPENLLLDEDRNLKISDFGLSALAECKRQDGLLHTTCGTPAYVAPELISKKGYDGAKADIWACGVILYVLLAGYLPFQDKNLMDMYKKIYKAELKWPSWFSSDARRLLRRILDPNPATRISFSEIMENPWFTTGLNSELLNYSIPTENVVHVDMDPASDPFNNNTTDDGKEETGKVTNLNAFDIIALSSGFDLSGMFGDNCNKESKFTSTNTAITIIRKLEDIAKSLRLKLIKKDGGLLKMESLQPGRKGAMSINTEIFQFTPNFHLVEIKKINGDTLEYQNVMKQSMRPALKDIVWAWQGEQPQQQNEPC from the exons ATGCGGCAGCTCAACCATCTCCAATCGATC AGATATGAGATGGGAAGATTGCTTGGGCAAGGAAGCTTTGCTAAAGTATACTATGGCCGTGATGTTAATACATCGCAGAGCGTCGCCATCAAGGTGATTGACAAAGAGAAGATATTCAAATGTGGGCTTATGGATCAAGTAAGACGGGAGATATCGGTGATGAAGTTGGTCAAACATCCTAACATAGTCCAATTGTATGAGGTGATGGCAACAAAAACCAAGATATATTTTGTGCTAGAGTATGTGAAGGGTGGTGAACTGTTCAACAAGGTTCAACGTGGAAGGCTGAAAGAAGATGTTGCTAGGAAGTACTTCCAACAACTAAATAGTGCAGTTGACTTCTGTCACAGCAGAGGGGTTTATCACCGTGATTTGAAGCCTGAAaatcttcttcttgatgaagATCGCAATTTGAAGATCTCAGACTTCGGTTTAAGTGCACTTGCAGAATGCAAGAGACAAGATGGGTTGCTCCACACAACTTGTGGTACTCCTGCATATGTTGCTCCAGAACTGATTAGTAAAAAAGGATATGATGGTGCAAAAGCTGATATCTGGGCTTGTGGAGTGATCTTGTATGTATTGTTGGCTGGTTATCTCCCTTTCCAAGACAAGAATTTGATGGACATGTATAAGAAGATTTACAAAGCAGAACTCAAGTGGCCAAGCTGGTTTTCTTCGGATGCCCGGAGGCTTTTGCGGCGTATTCTTGATCCAAACCCTGCTACACGGATCTCCTTCTCAGAAATCATGGAAAATCCTTGGTTCACAACAGGGCTTAACTCAGAGTTACTTAATTATAGCATACCAACAGAGAATGTCGTTCATGTTGACATGGATCCAGCTTCAGATCCATTCAACAACAATACAACTGATgatggaaaagaagaaacaggAAAAGTCACTAACTTGAATGCTTTTGACATCATTGCTCTATCATCTGGGTTTGATCTCTCTGGTATGTTTGGGGATAATTGCAACAAGGAGTCAAAATTTACATCGACCAACACAGCTATAACAATTATCAGAAAACTCGAGGACATTGCAAAGAGCTTGCGGCTAAAGCTCATCAAGAAAGATGGTGGTCTATTGAAGATGGAAAGTTTGCAACCAGGAAGGAAGGGTGCAATGTCCATCAATACTGAGATATTTCAGTTTACGCCAAACTTTCATTTGGTGGAAATCAAGAAGATCAATGGTGATACCCTCGAGTATCAGAATGTTATGAAACAAAGTATGAGGCCAGCTTTGAAAGATATCGTTTGGGCTTGGCAAGGTGAGCAGCCCCAACAGCAGAATGAACCATGTTAA